One genomic window of Candidatus Auribacterota bacterium includes the following:
- a CDS encoding DUF86 domain-containing protein produces MREPQERLKDILDAISFIERYAKRGPEAFKNDELIQSWCVRHLQIIGEAARALPQDVRDRMSEVPWSDIIGMRNILVHDYFDIDIDLTWEAIQRDLPKLKRTIQRYFKS; encoded by the coding sequence ATGAGAGAGCCGCAAGAAAGGCTAAAAGATATTCTCGATGCGATCAGCTTCATCGAGCGATATGCGAAGCGTGGGCCAGAAGCATTCAAAAATGACGAGCTCATTCAAAGCTGGTGTGTTCGCCACTTGCAGATTATCGGTGAAGCCGCACGCGCACTTCCGCAGGATGTGCGTGACCGTATGTCGGAGGTTCCTTGGTCGGACATTATAGGCATGCGAAATATTCTGGTACACGATTACTTCGATATCGATATCGATTTGACGTGGGAGGCAATCCAGCGCGATCTTCCGAAACTAAAGAGAACGATCCAACGTTATTTCAAATCTTAA
- a CDS encoding nucleotidyltransferase family protein, with the protein MKTEKILKEKREEILRIAARHGARTIKVFGSVARRDADEKSDIDFLVEMEPGRSLFDMGGLSFDLQTLLHRKVDVVTPRGLKQRIRDRVISEAVAL; encoded by the coding sequence ATGAAAACGGAAAAGATATTGAAAGAAAAGCGCGAGGAGATCCTTCGGATAGCCGCCCGGCATGGAGCGCGAACGATCAAGGTTTTCGGCTCGGTCGCTCGACGAGATGCGGATGAGAAGAGCGATATCGATTTCCTTGTTGAAATGGAGCCTGGCAGGAGCCTGTTTGACATGGGCGGGCTTTCATTTGATCTACAGACATTGCTCCACCGTAAGGTAGACGTTGTCACTCCGCGCGGCCTGAAGCAACGTATCCGGGATCGTGTTATCAGTGAGGCTGTTGCCTTATGA
- a CDS encoding DUF5678 domain-containing protein: MTQILIRETNLGGKYVALKEYGDHKVIGSGATPQEAHAQAAGKGCKNPVITFVPTKDMVQIY; this comes from the coding sequence ATGACCCAAATATTGATAAGAGAAACAAATCTTGGCGGGAAATATGTTGCGCTTAAAGAGTATGGAGATCACAAAGTTATCGGCTCCGGCGCAACCCCTCAAGAAGCACATGCCCAAGCCGCCGGGAAGGGCTGCAAAAATCCCGTTATCACTTTTGTGCCTACAAAAGACATGGTGCAGATTTATTAA
- a CDS encoding nucleotidyltransferase family protein, giving the protein MRDLLNEFDQIVRMLHENRIRYAVVGGLAVAVYGGIRATRDMDFLVHPDDMAGLANGLEQLGYHKGELWKLKDSPLILHRWWKTRGRGEDLSIIDILESGSRKYTGMISRACVEKWRAGLTVRVAQRKDLIMMKTDRKSHVDQADIEFLKESGSDE; this is encoded by the coding sequence ATGCGTGACTTGTTAAACGAGTTTGACCAGATTGTCAGGATGCTCCACGAGAACCGGATCCGCTATGCCGTCGTGGGCGGGCTGGCGGTTGCGGTGTACGGGGGCATCCGGGCGACGAGGGATATGGACTTTCTGGTTCACCCGGATGACATGGCGGGACTGGCCAATGGGCTGGAGCAATTGGGGTATCATAAGGGGGAATTATGGAAACTCAAGGATTCCCCCCTGATACTCCACCGGTGGTGGAAAACCCGGGGAAGGGGGGAGGACCTATCAATAATAGATATCCTGGAATCCGGTTCTCGAAAATACACGGGCATGATCAGTCGTGCGTGTGTTGAGAAATGGCGGGCAGGCCTCACCGTGCGTGTCGCGCAACGGAAAGACCTTATCATGATGAAAACCGACCGCAAGTCACATGTGGATCAGGCGGACATCGAATTCCTCAAGGAGTCCGGAAGCGATGAGTAA
- a CDS encoding PfkB family carbohydrate kinase, whose protein sequence is MSILVVGSVALDTVETPFGKRERTLGGSATFFSFSASFFDRVNMVAVVGKDFPREHIELLKSRGIDTRGLRVLDGETFHWVGAYGYDMNTAITHSTCLNVFQNFKPEIPEEYKKSECVFLANIDPDLQMEVLGQIERPRLVACDTMNFWIDGKRDTLLKLLGMVDVAVLNEAEARQLTRQPNLVRAGRMIREWGPEWVVIKKGEHGALLFGDGHIFAAPAYPMENIIDPTGAGDTFAGGFMGHLSRAGNTEWNTMRQAVIYGSVMASFNVEDFSLDRMKTLTEKAIGERYREFMPLSHFE, encoded by the coding sequence GTGAGCATTCTCGTGGTCGGTTCCGTGGCCCTCGATACGGTGGAAACCCCGTTCGGCAAGCGGGAGCGCACGCTCGGCGGTTCAGCGACGTTCTTCTCTTTCTCGGCGAGCTTTTTTGACCGGGTCAATATGGTCGCGGTGGTGGGCAAGGATTTCCCCCGTGAGCACATCGAGCTCCTCAAATCCCGCGGGATAGATACGCGGGGGTTACGGGTGCTGGACGGCGAGACATTCCACTGGGTGGGAGCCTACGGATATGACATGAACACCGCGATAACCCACTCGACATGCCTCAACGTGTTCCAAAATTTCAAGCCCGAGATCCCCGAGGAATACAAGAAGAGCGAGTGCGTTTTTCTCGCCAACATCGATCCCGATCTCCAGATGGAAGTGCTCGGGCAGATCGAGCGGCCTAGGCTCGTGGCGTGCGATACCATGAATTTCTGGATCGACGGGAAGCGGGATACCCTCCTCAAGCTCCTGGGCATGGTGGATGTGGCCGTGCTCAATGAGGCGGAGGCGAGGCAGCTCACGCGCCAGCCGAACCTCGTGCGTGCGGGAAGGATGATCAGGGAGTGGGGTCCGGAGTGGGTGGTCATCAAGAAGGGCGAGCATGGCGCGCTGCTGTTCGGCGACGGCCACATCTTCGCGGCGCCCGCGTACCCGATGGAAAACATCATTGATCCCACGGGGGCAGGCGATACATTCGCCGGCGGATTCATGGGGCACCTGTCGCGGGCGGGGAACACTGAATGGAATACCATGCGCCAGGCGGTGATCTACGGGAGCGTGATGGCCTCGTTCAACGTCGAGGATTTCAGCCTCGACAGGATGAAGACGCTCACGGAGAAAGCGATAGGCGAGCGCTACCGCGAGTTCATGCCCCTCTCGCATTTCGAGTGA
- the thiE gene encoding thiamine phosphate synthase — protein MIIDRGIYIKKGLEDLVYSLINAGVRWFQYRDKCSGDGEIARAVSSMLPLCREAGARLIVNDRADIASRLGADGVHLGQGDMAVVAARRTLGKDKIIGCSTRLVEEAERAEAEGADYLGVGAIYQTRTKPDARVVGVARLAEITRRVKLPVIAVGGITRPRVSDVLGAGATGIAVASAILSAPDPAAVARALLEEIRAFREK, from the coding sequence GTGATTATCGATAGGGGAATATACATTAAAAAGGGACTAGAGGATCTAGTCTATTCCCTCATCAATGCCGGTGTGAGGTGGTTCCAGTACAGGGACAAGTGCTCGGGAGACGGTGAAATCGCTCGCGCGGTCAGCAGCATGCTCCCCCTCTGCCGAGAGGCTGGCGCTCGGCTCATTGTGAATGATCGCGCGGATATCGCATCACGTCTCGGCGCCGATGGGGTTCACCTCGGCCAGGGCGATATGGCCGTCGTCGCGGCGCGGCGCACCCTCGGGAAAGATAAGATCATCGGTTGCAGCACGCGGCTGGTGGAAGAGGCAGAGAGGGCTGAGGCCGAGGGGGCCGATTATCTTGGTGTCGGCGCGATATATCAAACGCGCACGAAGCCGGATGCGCGCGTTGTCGGAGTGGCGAGGCTCGCCGAGATAACCCGGAGGGTAAAGCTCCCGGTGATCGCCGTCGGGGGCATCACGCGCCCACGGGTAAGCGACGTCCTGGGTGCGGGCGCGACGGGAATCGCGGTGGCTTCGGCAATACTATCCGCCCCTGATCCCGCTGCGGTCGCCCGCGCCCTCCTGGAAGAAATAAGAGCATTTAGAGAGAAATAA
- a CDS encoding D-sedoheptulose 7-phosphate isomerase, with protein MKKDIAAQLEESASLASRVARESADTICRMAELVIESYRQNGTLLICGNGGSAADAQHLAGELVGRFLKEREPLSCIALTTDTSVLTAIGNDYGYEEIFARQVLAHGREGDVLLAISTSGNSPNILKAVEQARRLKMKVIALSGKGGGRLARAADLCVMVPSDVSPRIQEVHGAIGHILCSLIEKALF; from the coding sequence ATGAAAAAGGACATAGCGGCACAGCTCGAGGAGTCGGCTTCTCTCGCGTCGAGGGTGGCGCGGGAATCGGCTGATACCATCTGCCGGATGGCCGAACTCGTAATCGAATCGTACCGTCAGAACGGCACGCTGCTCATCTGCGGGAATGGAGGCAGCGCCGCTGACGCACAGCATCTGGCGGGTGAGCTGGTGGGGCGGTTCCTCAAGGAGCGGGAGCCCCTGAGCTGCATCGCCCTGACCACTGACACCTCGGTGCTCACCGCCATCGGGAACGACTACGGGTACGAGGAAATATTCGCGCGCCAGGTGCTGGCCCACGGCAGGGAGGGGGACGTCTTGCTCGCGATATCCACGAGCGGCAACTCTCCCAACATCCTCAAGGCTGTCGAGCAGGCCAGGCGATTGAAAATGAAGGTGATCGCCTTGAGCGGCAAGGGCGGCGGAAGGCTCGCGCGGGCCGCCGATCTCTGTGTCATGGTCCCCTCAGACGTCTCTCCCCGCATCCAGGAGGTGCATGGGGCGATCGGTCATATACTCTGCTCCCTGATCGAGAAGGCGCTCTTCTAA
- a CDS encoding ATP-dependent 6-phosphofructokinase, with protein sequence MKTIGILTGGGDCPGLNAVIAGVVRRATVEGYRVLGIRHGWRGMLECDRVELSMKDILGIVCQGGTILRTSRTNPCESDDQIRLVMDNFKKMGLHALVAVGGDDTLGAAKRLSEAGLPAVGVPKTIDNDLSGTDRTFGFDTAVNTAMEACDRLKTTAESHERVMVVEIMGRHAGWITIWAGLAGAASYILIPEVKADLDDLCRVLRERHEHYADFSIVAVAEGAELGGSVALQTEERDAFGHVRLGGIGERLAWEIEKRTGYETRCVVLGHLQRGGSPTALDRFIGLRFGVHAVGLIMQGAFGRMVSLRGNEVVSVPLADAVAKLRTVPRELYDEARMFFI encoded by the coding sequence ATGAAGACAATAGGGATTCTGACGGGGGGCGGCGACTGCCCCGGATTGAATGCGGTGATCGCGGGGGTGGTGCGCAGAGCCACGGTTGAGGGGTACAGGGTTCTGGGGATACGGCACGGCTGGCGAGGCATGCTGGAGTGTGACCGGGTTGAGCTTTCGATGAAGGACATCCTCGGCATTGTGTGCCAGGGCGGGACAATCCTCCGTACATCACGCACCAATCCATGCGAGAGCGATGATCAGATTCGCCTGGTAATGGACAACTTCAAGAAGATGGGGCTTCACGCCCTCGTGGCGGTTGGCGGCGATGACACGCTCGGGGCCGCCAAGAGGTTGTCTGAGGCAGGCCTTCCCGCGGTGGGCGTGCCCAAGACAATCGACAACGACCTGTCGGGGACGGACAGGACATTCGGTTTTGACACCGCCGTCAACACCGCCATGGAGGCGTGCGACCGCTTGAAGACAACCGCGGAATCACACGAGCGCGTGATGGTTGTTGAGATTATGGGGCGGCACGCGGGGTGGATCACCATCTGGGCAGGCCTGGCGGGCGCCGCCAGCTACATCCTCATCCCCGAGGTCAAGGCCGATCTGGATGATCTCTGCCGCGTGCTCAGGGAGCGGCACGAGCACTACGCCGATTTCAGCATTGTGGCCGTCGCGGAGGGGGCTGAGCTCGGGGGTAGCGTGGCGCTGCAGACCGAGGAACGGGACGCCTTTGGCCATGTCAGGCTCGGCGGCATCGGTGAGCGGTTGGCATGGGAGATAGAGAAGCGCACGGGGTACGAGACCCGCTGCGTGGTCCTGGGGCACCTCCAGCGCGGAGGCAGCCCGACCGCCCTCGACCGATTCATCGGCCTCCGCTTCGGGGTTCACGCCGTCGGGTTGATCATGCAGGGCGCGTTCGGCAGGATGGTGAGCCTGAGGGGTAACGAGGTGGTGTCCGTCCCCCTCGCTGACGCGGTTGCAAAGCTGAGGACGGTGCCAAGGGAGCTCTATGACGAAGCGCGCATGTTCTTCATCTGA
- the amaP gene encoding alkaline shock response membrane anchor protein AmaP: MKLIRPVIVVIFIAGSLFLGVIFIWAFLAEKGIVAMPFDLVATVRLFSSSPWNWRLGLALLAIGAGMIMLKMRELRREQCIAFDNPGGEVAISMDAVEDFIKRSGSEFHGIKSLVPRIHAGPEGIGIDIRLDVWAGTNIPRLSEEMQNAVKTKVQDSLGINVSYVGVSIGKIVGSGEEAAESADEQL; the protein is encoded by the coding sequence ATGAAACTGATACGGCCGGTCATTGTGGTGATATTTATCGCGGGTTCACTCTTCCTCGGCGTCATTTTTATCTGGGCGTTCCTCGCTGAGAAGGGTATCGTCGCGATGCCCTTTGATCTCGTGGCCACGGTGCGGCTTTTCAGCTCTAGCCCCTGGAACTGGCGATTGGGCCTGGCGCTCCTTGCGATCGGTGCCGGTATGATTATGCTGAAGATGAGGGAGCTCAGGCGGGAGCAGTGCATCGCTTTTGACAACCCCGGAGGCGAGGTGGCCATTTCGATGGATGCGGTTGAGGACTTTATCAAGCGCAGCGGGAGCGAGTTCCATGGGATAAAGAGTCTGGTGCCGAGGATCCACGCTGGGCCGGAGGGGATCGGCATCGACATCCGCCTCGATGTGTGGGCGGGAACGAACATCCCCAGGCTGAGCGAGGAGATGCAGAATGCCGTCAAGACGAAGGTTCAGGACTCCCTGGGCATCAATGTGAGCTATGTGGGCGTGAGCATAGGGAAGATCGTGGGCAGCGGCGAAGAGGCAGCCGAATCAGCGGATGAGCAGCTCTGA
- the accC gene encoding acetyl-CoA carboxylase biotin carboxylase subunit, whose amino-acid sequence MFEKILIANRGEIALRIIRACKELGIRTVAVYSEADVNSMHVRQADEAICIGPAQSAKSYLNIAAIISAAEIADVEAIHPGYGFLAENAHFAEICESCGIRFIGPRPENMRLMGDKVEALKTVKKAGISILPGSEGVVSDRDNALAVARRIGYPVMIKAVAGGGGRGMRMAHNDVSLANAFLTAQAESEAGFGNPAVYIEKRLDRTRHVEVQILADTHGNVIHLNERDCSIQRRYQKLIEESPSPRLSPRLRAKMGRAAVRVAEAIGYVSAGTVEFLLDRDDYFYFLEMNTRIQVEHPVTEIVTQVDIVKEQVRIAQGEALKLQQSGVVLFGHAIECRVNAEDWERDFAPCAGRVTAYSAPGGPGVRVDSHVYAGYEIPSYYDSMVGKVICVGHSRESAINRMRRALDEYIIEGVKTTIPLHRLILSDPRFRRGKYYTDFVDELVEVQKKKRA is encoded by the coding sequence ATGTTCGAAAAGATTTTGATCGCAAACCGTGGCGAGATTGCCCTTCGGATCATCCGGGCGTGCAAGGAACTCGGGATCCGCACGGTGGCGGTGTACTCAGAAGCGGATGTGAATTCCATGCATGTCCGGCAGGCCGATGAGGCGATATGCATCGGCCCGGCGCAGAGCGCGAAGAGTTATCTGAATATCGCCGCGATCATCAGCGCCGCGGAGATCGCGGATGTCGAAGCCATCCATCCGGGTTACGGCTTCCTGGCGGAGAACGCGCATTTCGCCGAAATATGCGAGAGCTGCGGCATCAGGTTCATCGGGCCGAGGCCTGAGAATATGCGGCTGATGGGCGATAAGGTGGAAGCCCTCAAGACGGTGAAAAAAGCGGGCATCTCCATACTGCCGGGCAGCGAGGGTGTGGTGAGCGATCGCGACAATGCGCTCGCCGTGGCCAGGCGGATCGGCTATCCGGTAATGATCAAGGCGGTCGCCGGCGGCGGCGGCCGGGGGATGCGGATGGCTCATAACGACGTGAGCCTCGCCAATGCGTTCCTCACTGCCCAGGCGGAATCGGAGGCCGGCTTCGGGAATCCCGCCGTCTACATCGAGAAGCGGCTCGATCGTACCCGGCATGTAGAGGTGCAGATTCTCGCGGATACGCACGGGAACGTGATTCACCTCAATGAGAGGGATTGCAGCATTCAGCGGCGGTACCAGAAGCTCATCGAGGAATCGCCATCGCCCAGGCTCTCCCCCAGGCTGCGCGCGAAGATGGGGCGCGCGGCGGTGCGCGTGGCGGAGGCGATCGGGTACGTGAGCGCGGGGACGGTTGAATTCCTGCTCGACAGGGATGACTATTTCTATTTTCTTGAGATGAATACGCGCATTCAGGTGGAGCACCCCGTGACGGAGATTGTCACGCAGGTTGACATTGTGAAGGAGCAGGTGCGAATCGCCCAGGGCGAGGCGCTCAAGCTCCAGCAGAGTGGCGTGGTTCTTTTCGGCCACGCGATTGAGTGCCGCGTCAACGCTGAGGATTGGGAGAGAGACTTTGCTCCCTGTGCCGGGAGGGTAACAGCCTACAGTGCCCCCGGGGGACCGGGGGTTCGCGTGGATTCCCATGTGTATGCCGGCTATGAGATCCCCTCATACTACGATTCGATGGTGGGCAAGGTCATCTGCGTCGGGCACAGCAGGGAGAGCGCGATCAACCGGATGCGGCGGGCGCTCGACGAGTATATCATTGAAGGAGTGAAGACAACGATCCCCCTGCACCGGCTCATCCTGAGCGACCCACGGTTCCGCAGAGGCAAATATTACACGGATTTTGTCGACGAACTTGTTGAGGTGCAGAAGAAGAAGAGGGCGTAG